The Deltaproteobacteria bacterium genome contains the following window.
CCATGTTGCCATCAAAAGAGAAATATCCTACTGCGCCAGCATAAGGACCGCGGCGACAGGGCTCGAGTTCATGAATGATCTCCATGGCACGCACCTTTGGCGCACCTGAGACCGTACCTGCTGGAAAGGACGCCCGCAGCACGTCAAAGGCGTTCACCCCGTTTTTTAGAATTCCTTCAACGTTTGAGACGATATGCATCACGTGAGAGTAATGTTCCACGACCATAAGGTCCGTGATTTTAACCGTTCCGTATTCTGCCACACGGCCAACATCGTTTCTTGCCAGATCGACCAGCATGACGTGTTCAGCTCTTTCCTTGGGATCAGCCAGAAGTTCGGCTTCAAGCCTTTTGTCATCAGCCTCGCTCTGACCACGAGGCCTTGTGCCTGCAATGGGTCGCAATGTAACGCGCTTTCCCTCGAGTCGGACCATCACCTCCGGGGAAGAGCCAAGGAGAGCGGTGTCCTCAAATTGCAGGTAAAAGAGATAGGGCGAAGGATTGATTCGACGCAGCGCCCGGTATACGTCAAAAGGCTCTGCTGCCGTGTCTGTCTCAAAACCTTGGGACAGCACGACTTGAATAATCTCTCCCTGGCGGATATATTCTTTTGCTTTGGATACCATGGATTCGAACTGTGCCCGGGGGATCTTCTGTTGGATGGGGCCAGACATAGACGTTTCTCGATGTTCGGTTTCCACGGGTGGAGGTTGCTTTAGCTGGTCAATGATCGAATCGATATGGTTTACGGCCTCATTATAACAGGCTGCGGGATCGGCCTCCGTGGCCACATGAACATTGGCAACCACCTTGATGGATTGTTTCAGGTTGTCGAAAATCAGCACTGTTCGCGGAACCATGAACCAGGTGTCCGGAACGCTGATCTCATCAGAAAGGTAGTCCGGAATGGGCTCGAAAAAAGACACTACCTCGTATCCGATGTAGCCAACGGCTCCGCCAAAAAAACGGGGGAGGCCTTCTACCGGAGCCGGCCTGTATGCGGCAAGGAGTGTTTCAAGCAAACGAAGAGGGTCTTTGACGGTTTGCTCTTTAGATTCATTTTTTATCTCGATGCTTGCAAGGTTGCCCCTGCTCTTGAACGTGAAGATGGGATCGATCCCCATAAAACTGTAACGACCCCATCTTTCGCCTCCTTCCACGCTTTCGAGCAGGAAGTTATAAGGGCCGGTGTCAAGCTTTCTGAACACACTGATGGGTGTTTCCGTGTCGGCAAGGATCTCTCGATAGACCGGAATCAGGTTTGACGTTTGAGCCAGTCTCATAAACTCATCTTTTTTAGGGTGCATTTCTTCTTCCATTCACAAAAAAAGCCGTAGGTTGCAGCACCCCACGGCCTTAGAAAGAGACAAAAAAAGCCGTGGGCCTTGAAGTGGCTCACGGCTTTGGCTTAGACCTGTGTCAAAGCTAAATGGGCAGGCACACTCCAAGTGCTGTGCCGCACCACCACCAGTTATGTCTCATCTCTTCTTTCAAAGTCTGAAAAGATTTCCTTTTTTCAAAATTTTTATTAAAATACCAACCATTGGCCTTATTGTCAACAAAAATCTTAGACGGTGTCAAAAACAATGCTTGACAGCAGGGATGCACTGGCGTATTAGTAAATAAATGTCTGGGAGAGAAAAAATATTGACGACTAACAATCTGGACAATCCGAGAGTGTTTGTCTTTTGGCGCTTCTTTTTTGCTTTTAGAAGCGTCCACCTGGATGTCTAACCCAAAAAGTTAAGCACCCCGGGTGGACCGAAGCGGTCTGCTCGGGGTTTTTTTGTTGCCTGAAGCCCCGAGAAACAAGATTCTCGGGGCTTTTTTCTTTGGGAGGTTTAGCCATGATTCTCGTTTTGGAAAACAGCATCACACAAGAGCAAAAGAACCGCATCCTAAGGATACTCCGCCAGGGTGGGTGCATTGTCCGTCAGATGTCAGAGGCAGGACAATGTGTCATAGGGGCTACCGGCAATGCTGGTCACGATCCTGGTTTTTTTCAGCAACTTCCAGGAGTAGCAAAATTAGTGCCTATTTCCACGTCTTTCAAGCTGGTAAGCCGGCAGATGCATCCTGAAGACACTGTGGTCGACGTGGGAGACGTAGCGGTTGGCGGGGAG
Protein-coding sequences here:
- the trpE gene encoding anthranilate synthase component I gives rise to the protein MHPKKDEFMRLAQTSNLIPVYREILADTETPISVFRKLDTGPYNFLLESVEGGERWGRYSFMGIDPIFTFKSRGNLASIEIKNESKEQTVKDPLRLLETLLAAYRPAPVEGLPRFFGGAVGYIGYEVVSFFEPIPDYLSDEISVPDTWFMVPRTVLIFDNLKQSIKVVANVHVATEADPAACYNEAVNHIDSIIDQLKQPPPVETEHRETSMSGPIQQKIPRAQFESMVSKAKEYIRQGEIIQVVLSQGFETDTAAEPFDVYRALRRINPSPYLFYLQFEDTALLGSSPEVMVRLEGKRVTLRPIAGTRPRGQSEADDKRLEAELLADPKERAEHVMLVDLARNDVGRVAEYGTVKITDLMVVEHYSHVMHIVSNVEGILKNGVNAFDVLRASFPAGTVSGAPKVRAMEIIHELEPCRRGPYAGAVGYFSFDGNMDVGITIRTIFMKNEKAFVQAGAGIVADSVPSTEYEETVHKARALFEAIRLTAS